One part of the Bacteroidia bacterium genome encodes these proteins:
- a CDS encoding OmpH family outer membrane protein, whose amino-acid sequence MRQISFILVFFTFFFSLSGLQAQKIGYMDLEAAIALMPETAKANQDLQTYNQKLTQNLQSKDNYLRTLIAEYQELAATEGITQEELKPKEDQIRNMQAELQQAQSQSQQNFQSKQAELMGPILGKLETAMKEYADANGYTYILNTSSNGTSIILHGTETDNITKAVLTKLGVKIPEAKQ is encoded by the coding sequence ATGAGACAAATATCCTTTATACTCGTATTCTTTACGTTCTTCTTTAGCCTTTCCGGCCTTCAAGCCCAAAAGATTGGCTATATGGATCTGGAAGCTGCGATTGCCCTTATGCCTGAAACGGCCAAGGCTAATCAAGATCTGCAGACCTATAACCAAAAATTAACTCAAAACCTTCAGTCCAAAGACAATTACCTGAGAACGCTGATTGCAGAATATCAGGAGCTTGCTGCAACTGAGGGAATCACTCAGGAAGAATTAAAGCCAAAGGAAGATCAAATCCGTAATATGCAGGCTGAGCTTCAACAGGCTCAATCTCAATCTCAACAAAACTTTCAATCCAAGCAGGCTGAATTGATGGGACCTATCCTTGGTAAGCTCGAAACAGCGATGAAAGAATATGCGGATGCAAATGGGTATACATATATCCTCAATACTTCCTCCAACGGTACCAGCATCATCCTTCACGGGACAGAAACAGATAACATTACCAAGGCCGTATTGACAAAATTAGGAGTTAAAATCCCTGAGGCTAAGCAGTAG
- a CDS encoding OmpH family outer membrane protein, whose protein sequence is MKKLFTLAIILISAMSFATAQKTGYVDTEMIMEKIPEYKEAQEDIERISERWQKELEAKYQEIEEMYSEYQAREVLLSEDVKKEKQEEIFQAEREAKEYREKKFGYNGELFDLQENKVKPIQDKVFRAVETIAKRKRIDFVFDKSGETTWLYTNAVYDLSNDVMEELGITDERN, encoded by the coding sequence ATGAAAAAATTATTCACACTCGCCATCATATTGATTAGTGCCATGAGCTTTGCCACAGCTCAAAAAACAGGTTATGTAGACACTGAAATGATCATGGAAAAGATTCCTGAGTACAAAGAAGCCCAGGAGGATATTGAAAGGATCTCTGAGCGTTGGCAAAAAGAACTGGAGGCCAAATATCAAGAGATAGAAGAAATGTATTCAGAATACCAGGCTCGTGAAGTCTTGTTGTCTGAAGATGTAAAAAAAGAAAAGCAGGAAGAAATCTTCCAGGCAGAGCGCGAAGCCAAAGAGTATCGTGAAAAGAAATTTGGCTACAACGGTGAACTGTTTGACCTGCAGGAAAACAAAGTGAAGCCTATTCAGGACAAAGTTTTCCGTGCAGTGGAAACCATTGCCAAAAGAAAAAGAATCGACTTTGTATTCGATAAATCAGGAGAAACTACCTGGTTATATACCAATGCTGTTTATGACCTCTCTAATGATGTTATGGAAGAATTGGGTATAACTGACGAAAGAAATTAA
- the bamA gene encoding outer membrane protein assembly factor BamA, with protein sequence MKKLLVFCLMLGMSFGITQAQLDRENPKTYILKGLEVEGSEYSDKNAIISLSGLVVGEQITVPGLQVSEVLKRLWKENLFADVKVRVDKIEGPNIFLTIEVKERPRISQFSFEGISKGHAEDLREKINFIRGTILTESKEKSAKRIIRNFYVEKGHYNVAVDIISEADKILKNGVTVNIKVDKGPKIRIKELTFENNTAFDDAKLRKKLKKIHQKAWWRVWARSKYFPKQFEESKAGLIEFYNEDGFRDAIVLTDTVYRVDDKHVNVTLNMYEGIRYYHRNISWSGNFKYNSDLLGQFLRIKKGDIYSKAAIDRRLFGDPQGGDVSSLYLDDGYLFFNLDPVEVAIVGDSIDLEMRISEGPQATIRKVPIIGNSKTSDFVIRREIRTTPGDKFRRRDIIRSQREILALNYFDQETLGVDPIPNQATGTVDIKYTVEERPSDQLQLQGGWGGQLRDPQTNQIIAGGFVGTVQLAFNNFAAKRILQPGAWRPVPSGDGQKLSLSFQMNGVGYKNFSVSFLEPWLGGKKPTSLGVSTSYLLFQNVRTNYRNNIFNISVDLGKQLQFPDDFFTARYSIAYKYYDILQPGNVFRAFIGEDVAYVNSLSFRYSLDRSSVDAPIYPRSGSIMNLSVEATPPWSIFKSDQDFTDLSPQEKFNLLEFHKWQFNSNWFFNIVGDMVLNAKIEAGYLGAYNENLGISPFERFFLGGSGMVGNGLWGLDGRDIVPLRGYDDATIDNNNNGYPIYNRFIMELRYPISLNQSAPIWMQAFLEAGNGYSTFREYNPFKLRRAAGAGLRVMLPMVGLLGLDWAYGFDLDGDNQEISAGQFHFVIGQQF encoded by the coding sequence ATGAAAAAACTACTAGTTTTTTGCTTAATGTTGGGCATGAGCTTTGGGATCACTCAAGCTCAGCTCGATCGAGAAAATCCTAAAACCTACATACTGAAGGGACTGGAAGTTGAAGGCTCTGAGTATAGCGACAAAAATGCAATTATCTCTCTTAGTGGATTGGTAGTTGGTGAACAGATTACTGTGCCCGGTTTGCAGGTGTCGGAGGTTTTGAAAAGATTGTGGAAAGAAAACCTCTTCGCAGATGTGAAAGTTAGGGTTGATAAAATTGAAGGCCCCAATATTTTCCTGACTATTGAGGTAAAAGAGCGTCCAAGAATCTCTCAATTTTCCTTTGAGGGAATCAGTAAAGGACATGCAGAGGATTTGAGGGAAAAAATCAACTTCATCCGGGGTACCATCCTTACAGAATCAAAAGAAAAGTCTGCAAAAAGGATCATCAGAAACTTTTATGTGGAAAAAGGACACTACAATGTAGCTGTCGATATCATTTCCGAAGCTGATAAGATTCTGAAAAACGGGGTAACCGTTAACATTAAAGTTGACAAAGGCCCCAAGATTCGAATCAAGGAGCTGACTTTTGAAAATAATACAGCATTTGATGATGCAAAACTTCGCAAAAAGCTGAAGAAAATTCACCAGAAAGCCTGGTGGAGAGTTTGGGCAAGATCCAAGTATTTCCCAAAACAGTTTGAAGAATCTAAAGCAGGACTAATCGAATTCTATAATGAAGATGGCTTCAGAGATGCGATTGTTCTTACAGATACAGTATATAGAGTCGATGATAAGCATGTGAATGTTACCCTGAATATGTATGAGGGGATTCGTTACTATCATAGAAACATATCCTGGTCTGGAAACTTTAAATATAATTCAGATCTCCTGGGACAATTCCTCCGAATCAAAAAAGGAGACATCTATAGCAAAGCCGCTATCGACCGTCGGCTCTTTGGAGACCCACAGGGAGGAGATGTAAGTTCTCTCTATTTGGATGACGGATACCTCTTCTTCAACCTTGATCCGGTAGAAGTTGCCATTGTAGGAGATTCTATTGATTTGGAAATGAGGATTTCTGAGGGACCTCAGGCCACTATACGGAAAGTTCCGATCATTGGAAACAGCAAAACCAGTGATTTTGTTATCCGTCGTGAGATACGGACTACTCCTGGAGATAAATTCAGAAGAAGAGACATCATTCGTTCTCAACGTGAGATTCTGGCCTTGAATTACTTTGATCAGGAAACCCTGGGAGTAGATCCCATTCCAAATCAAGCGACAGGGACAGTAGACATTAAATATACCGTAGAGGAAAGACCTTCTGACCAATTGCAATTGCAAGGAGGATGGGGAGGTCAGCTTCGGGATCCACAAACCAACCAGATTATTGCAGGAGGTTTTGTAGGTACCGTACAGCTTGCCTTCAACAACTTTGCCGCCAAGCGTATCCTTCAACCCGGAGCATGGAGACCTGTTCCTTCTGGTGATGGACAGAAGTTGAGCCTGTCATTCCAAATGAATGGAGTTGGCTATAAAAACTTCTCCGTTTCCTTCCTGGAGCCATGGCTAGGAGGCAAAAAGCCAACTTCTTTGGGAGTTAGTACTTCTTATCTCTTGTTCCAAAACGTTAGAACCAATTACCGAAACAACATCTTCAACATATCTGTTGACCTTGGTAAACAATTGCAGTTCCCTGATGACTTCTTTACTGCAAGATATAGCATCGCATATAAGTACTATGACATCCTTCAGCCTGGAAACGTATTCCGTGCCTTTATTGGAGAGGATGTAGCTTATGTAAACTCACTCTCTTTCCGTTACTCTCTGGATCGTAGTAGTGTGGATGCACCTATCTATCCTCGTTCCGGTTCTATCATGAACCTCTCTGTTGAAGCAACTCCTCCCTGGTCTATCTTTAAAAGTGATCAGGATTTTACCGACCTGAGTCCACAGGAGAAGTTCAACCTGCTTGAATTCCACAAATGGCAATTCAATAGCAATTGGTTCTTCAATATCGTAGGAGATATGGTTCTTAATGCGAAAATTGAAGCGGGTTATCTTGGTGCATATAATGAAAACCTGGGTATCTCTCCTTTCGAACGTTTCTTCCTCGGTGGATCTGGTATGGTAGGAAATGGATTGTGGGGACTGGATGGACGTGATATCGTGCCACTAAGAGGATATGATGACGCAACCATTGATAACAACAACAATGGATATCCGATCTATAACCGCTTCATTATGGAGCTTCGTTACCCCATCAGTTTGAATCAGTCAGCACCGATCTGGATGCAGGCCTTCCTGGAAGCGGGTAATGGATATTCTACATTCCGCGAATACAATCCGTTTAAGCTGAGAAGAGCTGCTGGTGCAGGTCTACGGGTAATGCTACCAATGGTAGGTCTACTCGGACTTGACTGGGCCTACGGATTTGACCTCGATGGAGATAATCAGGAGATCAGCGCTGGACAATTCCACTTTGTAATTGGGCAGCAATTCTAG
- a CDS encoding isoprenyl transferase yields the protein MSLADQLNPNEIPKHIAVIMDGNGRWARKRGNMRVFGHRNAIKAVRDTTEAAAEIGVENLTLYAFSTENWKRPKAEVDALMTLLVETIAKERATLMDNKIRLNAIGNIQDLPKACVRSLNETMRITQDNTRMTLTLALSYGSRSDIVQAMKNMGDAIKNGELQTEDINEETISGFLSTATIPDPELLIRTSGEHRISNFLLWEIAYTEIYFTPKLWPDFRREDLYEAILDYQQRERRFGLISEQIK from the coding sequence ATGAGTCTAGCAGATCAATTAAACCCCAACGAGATTCCCAAACACATTGCGGTCATTATGGACGGAAATGGGAGATGGGCGCGCAAGCGTGGGAACATGCGGGTTTTTGGACATAGAAATGCGATCAAAGCAGTAAGGGATACGACTGAGGCTGCTGCTGAGATAGGAGTGGAGAATCTTACCCTGTATGCTTTTTCAACCGAAAACTGGAAAAGACCAAAAGCGGAAGTCGATGCCTTGATGACCCTGCTGGTAGAAACAATCGCCAAGGAGCGAGCTACCTTGATGGATAACAAGATTAGGCTAAATGCTATTGGGAACATCCAGGATTTGCCGAAAGCTTGTGTAAGAAGTCTCAATGAAACCATGAGGATTACACAAGATAACACGCGCATGACCCTGACATTGGCACTGAGTTATGGATCGAGAAGTGATATCGTGCAGGCCATGAAAAATATGGGAGATGCCATCAAAAATGGAGAATTACAAACAGAAGATATAAACGAGGAAACAATTAGCGGCTTCCTGAGCACAGCAACTATCCCTGATCCCGAATTGCTCATCCGTACATCGGGCGAACACAGGATCAGTAACTTTTTACTCTGGGAGATCGCATATACGGAGATCTATTTTACACCAAAGTTGTGGCCGGATTTTAGAAGGGAAGATCTCTATGAAGCCATACTTGACTATCAGCAACGCGAACGTAGATTTGGTCTGATTAGTGAACAAATTAAATGA
- a CDS encoding DUF6089 family protein produces the protein MRDLRIFFFLVLVLFFGTDLSAQYRYDYFRVGVSAGTTHYLGDLDDDFTFKFTRPGVGITGSYRFNPFMTARLGFFKGWISATDANSTNEVRQRRNLSFRSPITEFSATVSFDFLPSDRSYIYRPRYTPYVFGGVGVFTFRPQAELGGELIDLQPLGTEGQFLIDPNDTNPAPYALTQLAIPMGAGVRFAIAKRWDLEIETGFRKIFTDYLDDVSGTYPNLDELRAQNPVAALLSDRIDLTQFPDGAAVTNGIRGDNTQQDWYIYTNVRINFIIDWVKCPSF, from the coding sequence ATGAGGGACTTGAGGATTTTCTTCTTTTTGGTATTGGTTCTCTTCTTTGGCACCGACCTTTCTGCCCAATACAGATACGATTATTTCCGCGTAGGTGTATCCGCAGGTACTACGCACTATTTGGGTGACCTGGATGACGACTTTACCTTTAAATTCACCCGTCCGGGTGTAGGTATTACCGGCTCTTACCGTTTCAATCCTTTTATGACTGCCCGTCTGGGTTTCTTCAAAGGCTGGATTAGCGCAACTGATGCTAATTCGACCAATGAAGTGCGTCAAAGAAGGAACTTGAGCTTTCGGAGCCCCATTACAGAATTTAGCGCAACTGTATCATTCGACTTCCTGCCATCTGACAGGAGCTATATTTACAGACCTCGATATACACCTTATGTGTTTGGGGGAGTGGGGGTATTTACCTTTAGGCCTCAGGCCGAACTGGGTGGTGAATTGATCGATCTTCAGCCCCTGGGTACAGAAGGTCAATTCCTGATCGACCCTAATGATACCAATCCTGCGCCTTATGCCCTGACTCAATTGGCCATCCCAATGGGAGCCGGAGTTCGCTTTGCGATTGCAAAACGCTGGGACCTGGAAATAGAAACCGGATTTAGAAAAATATTTACAGATTATCTGGATGATGTGAGCGGAACTTATCCCAATCTGGATGAATTGAGGGCTCAGAATCCCGTCGCCGCTCTATTATCTGACAGAATAGACCTCACCCAATTTCCTGATGGTGCAGCAGTAACCAACGGAATTAGGGGAGATAATACCCAACAAGACTGGTATATCTATACCAATGTCAGGATCAATTTCATCATCGATTGGGTGAAATGTCCGTCCTTCTAA
- a CDS encoding NAD kinase yields MRIAIFGRITDNTELNVLVHFFDYLEEVGIQYSLYKPYAEALQKHLPTHKALKKAEIFDTQEEVESAKFLFCFGGDGTVLEAVRFCGQLGKPILGVNFGRMGYLTSISQHELIPTTEELMKDMYRIDKRSLLSVISDPPGIFKDNPYGINDLSILKSYSNEMITVHTYINGEFLNSYWGDGLIVATPTGSTAYSLSCGGPIIFPSSSAFVITPVASHSLTVRPVVIPEDWVVSFEIESRSKGAMVALDTRTELVEAGTAIAVRKANFKVKLIKLPGSKHVDNLRRSLMWGSDVRN; encoded by the coding sequence ATGAGAATAGCAATCTTCGGAAGAATCACAGATAATACGGAATTAAATGTCCTGGTACATTTTTTCGATTATCTGGAGGAAGTAGGAATCCAGTACAGTTTGTATAAGCCTTATGCCGAGGCCTTACAGAAACATTTGCCTACGCATAAAGCTCTGAAGAAAGCTGAAATCTTTGATACACAAGAGGAGGTTGAATCAGCTAAATTTCTGTTTTGTTTTGGAGGGGATGGGACTGTATTAGAAGCGGTACGGTTTTGTGGCCAATTGGGAAAGCCGATTCTGGGAGTAAACTTCGGACGAATGGGCTATCTGACCAGTATCTCTCAGCATGAGCTTATTCCTACTACCGAAGAGCTGATGAAAGATATGTACCGGATAGATAAACGGAGCCTGCTTAGCGTGATCTCCGATCCTCCGGGTATCTTCAAGGACAATCCTTATGGGATCAATGATCTTTCCATTCTGAAGAGTTATTCCAATGAGATGATTACGGTCCACACTTATATCAATGGAGAGTTTTTAAATTCTTATTGGGGGGATGGCTTGATCGTTGCTACCCCTACCGGATCGACAGCCTATAGCCTCTCCTGTGGAGGTCCTATTATTTTCCCAAGTTCCTCCGCTTTTGTGATCACGCCTGTTGCGAGTCATTCCTTGACAGTGCGCCCGGTAGTAATCCCTGAAGACTGGGTAGTTTCTTTTGAAATTGAGTCCCGATCCAAAGGAGCAATGGTCGCTCTGGATACACGTACAGAATTGGTAGAAGCAGGTACTGCAATTGCGGTCAGGAAGGCTAATTTCAAGGTTAAATTGATAAAACTACCTGGAAGTAAACATGTCGATAACCTGAGGAGAAGTCTGATGTGGGGAAGTGATGTACGCAATTAG
- a CDS encoding BamA/TamA family outer membrane protein produces the protein MPKSHLRIFLLMLFCLMKAEFAMADHPVKVMTLAIIGADKTKSWVVLRELNFKRGDMIELEEVEARLEKSRQNIYNLGLFNDVQMKAQVIGDQLHVIIEVKERWFVFGAPILRLEERNTYDIVNTIRERNFRRLVYGLNVSWRNITGRNETLTFSGQLGFSKRLRIDFLRPAMFRKSNVDLRFGYRFINEKEIIVGTNEGAVQWRGTETEPFQVSHEPFIAIRKRISLYENLYFEMNYKWLSFSDSLYVLEIDPSRNNFITELDGKEAYPSFILQYTVDRRDIRRFPLKGFKYQFFGRFTGIKGISSSQFGKLGLTFAHHIPLSKRWNFAYGTHLVLSIGDSIPYFEKNFIGVKRREFLGISTNLRGYQPFVIAGSAVNMNKAEIKYGIIPYHIADLSGVGFLPKKWKQSPSALYVTAFYELGFVRDDSFNNNDDFLKNQLLHGYGVGLNIVGFYDILLRLEYARNHLNQGGVYLHGSVPIK, from the coding sequence ATGCCTAAAAGCCACCTTCGTATTTTCCTCCTGATGCTCTTTTGCCTCATGAAGGCTGAATTTGCTATGGCCGATCATCCGGTTAAAGTCATGACTCTGGCAATTATCGGGGCAGATAAAACCAAATCCTGGGTAGTCCTCAGAGAGCTGAATTTCAAGCGTGGGGATATGATAGAGTTGGAGGAAGTAGAAGCCAGATTAGAAAAGAGTCGGCAAAACATCTACAATCTGGGGCTCTTTAATGATGTACAAATGAAGGCGCAGGTGATCGGAGATCAGTTGCATGTAATCATTGAAGTCAAAGAAAGATGGTTTGTTTTTGGTGCGCCTATTCTACGATTGGAAGAAAGGAATACCTACGACATTGTAAACACCATTCGGGAGCGCAATTTCAGAAGATTGGTCTATGGCTTAAATGTGAGTTGGCGAAATATAACGGGTCGCAATGAAACCCTGACATTTTCTGGTCAACTGGGTTTCTCAAAACGCTTACGTATAGACTTCCTTCGCCCGGCCATGTTTAGAAAAAGCAATGTGGATCTGAGGTTCGGATATAGATTTATCAATGAGAAAGAAATCATTGTGGGTACAAATGAAGGAGCCGTTCAGTGGAGAGGAACTGAGACAGAACCTTTTCAAGTATCCCATGAACCTTTTATTGCAATTCGCAAGCGAATAAGCCTCTATGAAAATCTCTATTTTGAGATGAACTATAAATGGCTGAGTTTTTCCGATAGCTTGTATGTCCTGGAAATTGATCCCAGCCGTAACAATTTTATTACTGAATTGGATGGAAAAGAAGCCTATCCCTCCTTTATTCTTCAGTATACTGTAGATCGTAGAGATATCAGGCGATTTCCGTTAAAAGGATTTAAGTATCAATTCTTTGGGAGATTTACCGGGATCAAAGGAATCTCTTCTTCGCAGTTTGGCAAACTGGGCCTGACTTTTGCCCATCATATCCCCCTGAGTAAAAGATGGAACTTTGCATACGGAACTCATTTGGTACTTTCTATAGGAGATTCTATTCCTTACTTTGAGAAAAATTTTATTGGGGTAAAGCGAAGAGAATTTCTGGGAATTAGTACTAATTTAAGAGGATACCAGCCTTTTGTAATTGCAGGTTCTGCAGTGAATATGAACAAGGCTGAAATCAAATATGGAATCATTCCCTATCATATCGCGGATTTGAGTGGTGTCGGTTTTCTTCCCAAAAAATGGAAGCAATCTCCTTCAGCCTTATATGTAACCGCCTTTTACGAATTGGGCTTTGTACGGGACGATAGTTTTAATAATAACGACGATTTTCTGAAAAATCAATTGCTTCATGGCTATGGAGTCGGCTTAAATATTGTAGGATTTTACGATATTCTCCTCCGATTAGAATATGCCCGCAATCATTTAAATCAGGGAGGCGTATATTTGCACGGAAGTGTACCAATAAAATGA
- a CDS encoding CBS domain-containing protein, which produces MIARELISDIFPSAKSSDQAGRALNWMNEFKLHQLPIVDSGRYVGMISEDQIMDAADLSMTVGQIKSAMMESAFLYEESHVYEAIELMSNFKLEMLPVLDEENKYLGVITLRDLALYLGQLFAIQEPGSIMVMEIPSKSFVLSEIARRVEEENAIILSMYLAPIRNTQDMLLTLKINVEDLDRITASMERFGYKIIQLYHRGASRDNFNQNLEGLLKYLDM; this is translated from the coding sequence ATGATAGCAAGAGAACTCATATCAGACATCTTTCCTTCGGCCAAGTCCTCCGATCAGGCAGGGCGGGCCCTAAACTGGATGAATGAGTTCAAGCTACACCAACTCCCCATCGTAGATTCCGGAAGATATGTCGGGATGATCAGTGAGGATCAGATCATGGATGCTGCTGATCTGAGTATGACTGTCGGACAGATCAAATCTGCTATGATGGAAAGTGCTTTCCTCTATGAGGAGAGCCATGTCTATGAAGCCATCGAGCTCATGAGCAATTTCAAATTGGAGATGTTGCCAGTGCTTGATGAAGAAAACAAATACCTGGGAGTAATTACCTTGCGCGATCTGGCACTTTATCTGGGGCAACTATTTGCCATTCAGGAACCGGGGAGTATCATGGTAATGGAAATTCCCAGCAAGAGCTTTGTTTTGTCGGAGATTGCCAGAAGGGTGGAAGAGGAAAATGCCATTATTTTGAGTATGTACCTCGCGCCGATCCGAAATACCCAGGATATGCTGCTTACCTTGAAGATCAATGTTGAGGACCTGGATCGTATTACCGCCAGTATGGAGCGTTTCGGATATAAGATCATCCAACTCTACCACAGAGGAGCCAGCAGAGACAATTTTAACCAAAACCTTGAAGGTCTTCTAAAATACCTTGATATGTAG
- a CDS encoding alpha/beta fold hydrolase encodes MDPQILKEKGFEYVERGEGPILLLLHGLFGALSNFKDLFETFSKDYKVLIPILPIYSETEVEASVNGLTSYVEDFLDYKGIKKCSIVGNSLGGHIALVFSLRRPEIVSSVVLTGSSGLFESGMGTGFPRRSNYDFIEERVGYTFYDPKTATKELVDEVFEIFMDNYKTLRIIKVARSAQRHNMADDLHEIKAPVLLIWGLNDNITPPHVAHEFNKLLPNSELRFIDKCGHAPMMEQPEEFNKLLANFLATHIEVTA; translated from the coding sequence ATGGACCCACAGATACTAAAAGAGAAGGGATTTGAATATGTAGAAAGGGGCGAAGGCCCTATATTATTGCTGTTACACGGACTTTTTGGTGCACTGAGCAATTTTAAAGATCTCTTTGAGACTTTCTCCAAAGACTATAAGGTTCTGATTCCCATTTTACCTATCTACTCTGAAACTGAAGTAGAAGCATCTGTCAATGGTCTTACCAGCTATGTTGAAGACTTCCTGGATTATAAAGGAATTAAAAAATGCTCAATTGTGGGTAATTCCCTGGGGGGACACATTGCTTTGGTATTCTCTTTGCGGAGACCTGAGATTGTAAGCTCTGTGGTTTTAACGGGCAGTTCCGGACTTTTTGAATCGGGCATGGGTACAGGTTTTCCACGCAGAAGTAATTATGATTTTATAGAAGAAAGGGTAGGATATACCTTTTATGATCCTAAGACTGCAACCAAAGAGCTGGTTGATGAGGTCTTTGAGATATTCATGGACAATTACAAGACTTTACGAATTATAAAAGTCGCTCGTTCAGCTCAAAGACATAATATGGCTGATGACCTCCATGAAATCAAAGCACCCGTACTACTGATATGGGGACTAAACGATAATATTACTCCTCCTCATGTGGCACATGAGTTTAACAAGCTCTTGCCCAATTCGGAGTTAAGGTTTATAGATAAATGTGGGCATGCACCCATGATGGAGCAGCCCGAAGAATTCAATAAATTATTGGCCAATTTTCTGGCCACCCACATAGAAGTAACTGCATAA
- a CDS encoding DUF2855 family protein: MKLQQFMKELDKSEQASLENPQLQVKKKAFFQNRLVEMDESALSLEEGEILLKVDQFAYTANNITYAVAGDMIGYWQFFPPQGNDKDGWGVIPVWGFAEVTESRHGAIPVGERLFGYFPPARFLKMLPDRISEQRFLDASEHRSKLPSGYNYYTRVQHEKGYNPAYDRERMLLTPLHLTSFCLWDALQDKDWYGAEQILVLSASSKTSIGLGYALEADEKAPKTIGLTSARNLEMVKGLEIYDESTSYDAVESLDLTKATVIVDMSGNSSLLVKLHSLLGDQMKFTINVGLTHWTDALPQKGIIKERSEFFFAPGHIQKRMKEWGPAGFEAKTSSFMRETAAKTKEWLTFKEIDGLEELAKIHPAVCEGKIPPSEGLIVKLK, from the coding sequence ATGAAGCTCCAGCAATTCATGAAAGAACTGGATAAATCAGAACAAGCTTCATTGGAAAATCCTCAGTTGCAGGTAAAGAAGAAAGCCTTCTTCCAAAATCGCCTGGTAGAAATGGATGAGTCTGCCTTGAGCCTGGAGGAAGGAGAGATTTTGCTGAAAGTAGATCAATTTGCCTATACCGCTAATAATATCACCTATGCAGTAGCCGGAGATATGATTGGGTACTGGCAATTCTTTCCCCCACAAGGAAATGATAAAGATGGATGGGGAGTGATTCCGGTTTGGGGATTTGCAGAAGTTACGGAATCCCGCCATGGAGCTATACCGGTAGGAGAGCGTTTGTTTGGATATTTTCCCCCGGCTCGTTTTCTCAAAATGCTTCCGGACAGGATTAGCGAACAAAGATTCCTCGACGCCTCAGAGCACCGCAGCAAATTACCATCCGGTTATAATTACTATACGCGTGTTCAGCATGAAAAGGGATACAATCCTGCTTATGATCGGGAGCGTATGCTGCTTACCCCTTTGCATCTGACTTCTTTTTGCTTGTGGGATGCTTTACAGGATAAAGACTGGTATGGAGCAGAGCAGATCCTTGTTTTGAGTGCTTCGAGTAAAACCAGTATTGGACTGGGATATGCTTTGGAGGCTGATGAAAAAGCTCCTAAAACCATAGGACTGACTTCTGCCCGCAATTTAGAGATGGTGAAAGGATTGGAGATTTATGACGAAAGTACCAGTTATGATGCTGTAGAAAGTCTTGACCTGACAAAAGCTACTGTTATCGTAGATATGTCCGGGAACTCCAGCCTTTTGGTGAAACTCCATAGCCTATTGGGAGATCAGATGAAATTCACCATCAATGTAGGCCTCACCCATTGGACGGATGCTCTCCCTCAAAAAGGCATTATAAAGGAAAGAAGCGAATTCTTTTTTGCACCCGGTCATATACAGAAACGCATGAAAGAATGGGGTCCTGCAGGATTCGAAGCAAAGACTTCCAGCTTTATGCGCGAGACAGCAGCCAAAACCAAAGAATGGCTCACTTTTAAGGAAATAGATGGGCTGGAAGAATTGGCCAAGATACATCCCGCTGTATGTGAAGGAAAGATACCCCCTAGTGAAGGCTTGATTGTCAAGCTGAAATAG
- a CDS encoding Crp/Fnr family transcriptional regulator, whose protein sequence is MIDKTEILRNAFNQLVPLSEEEWQATKSCLIERTFQKGELLCKIGEAEQYLSIIYEGVCRAFYQKKGEEISVAFMFPGDYVSAYYSFLTQRPSLMGIEALSSTTLISISKTGLDDLCDRYKNAERIGRLNAERIYRRKEEREIALLTLSATERYKELNDRYPRLIQNIPLKYIASYLGIQPESLSRIRKQLAES, encoded by the coding sequence TTGATAGATAAAACGGAAATCCTTCGAAACGCTTTCAATCAGCTGGTTCCTCTGAGTGAGGAAGAATGGCAGGCTACAAAATCCTGTTTAATTGAAAGAACCTTCCAGAAAGGCGAACTCCTTTGTAAGATCGGAGAGGCTGAGCAATACCTCTCCATCATCTACGAAGGAGTTTGTCGTGCTTTTTACCAGAAAAAAGGAGAAGAAATTTCTGTAGCCTTCATGTTCCCTGGCGATTATGTAAGTGCATATTATTCATTCCTGACCCAGCGTCCTTCTCTGATGGGGATAGAAGCCCTGAGTTCGACTACCCTGATATCTATCAGCAAGACAGGACTGGATGATCTCTGCGATCGCTACAAAAATGCAGAGAGAATTGGGCGCTTGAATGCCGAGCGAATTTATCGGAGGAAAGAAGAACGTGAAATCGCCCTGCTCACCCTCTCTGCAACGGAGAGGTATAAGGAGCTGAACGATCGCTATCCTCGACTGATTCAAAACATTCCCCTCAAATACATCGCCTCCTATCTGGGCATACAGCCAGAATCCCTGAGCCGCATTCGCAAACAACTCGCCGAATCCTGA